From one Basilea psittacipulmonis DSM 24701 genomic stretch:
- a CDS encoding imelysin family protein — protein sequence MKTMKKLTLAMAIGWATFGGVAHAELTAEQTKNAETFLNTYAALAYANYHDSLEDAKKLKVAIDAFAANPTEDTYQKARQAWLVARESYGQSEIFRLSQGPIDAEEGWVAEKYGNLEGQINAWPLDENMIDYTVDADGQLTGHNIIQSKGDYTPGGEKPTAVNIDKITPEVLTELNENGGEANVASGYHAIEFLLWGQDQDYANFVEDKVTHGATVAGQRPLSDFTTDKFAARRLEYLKAAANKLVDDLTLVTSAWDPKTGEYRAALTHQLKGDDAKKNIPYEESLRNIFIGMGQFVKSELANERIAVAVLTPSEEDEHSCFSDNTHRDIDANFQGFVNVFRGTYQGKKYGASLESVLPTADAQAIDKMIESAQKRIAKIDKLAKTTMHFDYQIHPENRAERQNIVSLKNELRRIGDQMVVVAKNYGVSLTTQDVTDSEENRSYEENGSKG from the coding sequence ATGAAAACGATGAAAAAATTAACGCTTGCAATGGCGATTGGTTGGGCGACATTTGGAGGTGTGGCCCATGCGGAGTTGACAGCTGAACAAACAAAAAACGCAGAAACTTTTTTAAATACTTATGCGGCATTGGCCTACGCGAACTATCACGATAGTTTAGAAGATGCGAAAAAATTAAAAGTGGCGATTGATGCGTTTGCGGCGAATCCAACAGAAGACACATACCAGAAAGCTCGTCAAGCATGGTTAGTGGCTCGCGAATCGTACGGCCAGTCAGAAATTTTCCGTTTGTCTCAAGGTCCTATTGATGCAGAAGAGGGATGGGTGGCTGAAAAATACGGTAATCTGGAAGGGCAGATTAATGCGTGGCCATTAGATGAAAACATGATTGATTATACGGTGGATGCGGATGGTCAGCTAACAGGCCATAATATCATCCAAAGTAAAGGCGACTATACGCCAGGTGGTGAGAAGCCTACTGCCGTTAATATCGATAAGATTACGCCTGAAGTCTTGACTGAATTGAATGAAAATGGCGGTGAAGCAAACGTTGCCTCAGGTTACCACGCGATCGAGTTTTTGTTGTGGGGTCAAGACCAAGACTATGCTAATTTTGTAGAAGATAAAGTGACGCATGGTGCAACGGTTGCGGGACAACGTCCTTTAAGCGATTTTACAACAGATAAATTTGCCGCTCGCCGTTTAGAATATTTGAAAGCGGCTGCGAATAAATTAGTCGATGACTTGACTTTGGTAACCAGTGCATGGGATCCGAAAACAGGTGAATATCGTGCGGCGTTGACTCACCAATTAAAAGGTGATGATGCGAAGAAAAACATTCCTTACGAAGAGTCATTGCGTAATATTTTCATTGGAATGGGTCAGTTTGTTAAGTCAGAATTGGCGAATGAACGTATTGCTGTGGCCGTCTTGACTCCTAGTGAAGAAGATGAGCATTCATGCTTTTCTGATAACACTCACCGTGATATTGATGCAAACTTCCAAGGGTTTGTGAACGTCTTCCGTGGTACGTATCAAGGTAAGAAATACGGTGCTTCGTTAGAATCTGTCTTGCCGACAGCAGATGCTCAAGCCATCGATAAAATGATTGAATCTGCCCAAAAACGTATCGCGAAAATTGACAAATTGGCGAAAACAACGATGCACTTTGACTATCAGATTCATCCTGAAAATCGTGCAGAACGTCAGAATATCGTGAGTTTGAAGAATGAATTGCGTCGTATTGGTGACCAAATGGTGGTTGTCGCTAAAAATTACGGTGTTAGTTTAACCACTCAAGACGTGACTGATTCAGAAGAAAATCGTAGTTACGAAGAAAATGGCTCAAAAGGCTAA
- a CDS encoding MFS transporter, whose amino-acid sequence MYISSTPNVTVKYPGLVIFSLALGAFSLGITEFSVMTLIVQIAQSWQIPTTTATHLISAYAIGVVIGAPLLSLYLTNLPRRKALLTCMGFFVLTHIACILSPNYELLLVFRFLSGLPHGAYLGVASLVAAGIMGPENRGKAVARVLLGLTIATIIGAPLLNYVGNFINWRIFMMVAILTATLCIMGLIFSIPTHYRQEHADLKQELKALGNTQIWLALACGAVGFGGMFAVYSYMADVLQHYTHISHEVEPWIYCVFGIGFSLGYMIMGHFIDKSVTWSGIGIILWAILWLVTYPFIVHQIYLVFIWSIAIGISGGIGAVLQVRLMDVAGNAQTMAAALNHSAFNTANAIGPLLGGYAITHLGGGSFYPIVGYVGAGLAVLGLLLWIIGTMTYHPHTHQVPQSRVIKH is encoded by the coding sequence ATGTATATTTCATCGACTCCCAACGTTACGGTCAAATATCCCGGTCTTGTTATTTTTAGTTTAGCCCTCGGTGCGTTTTCTTTAGGCATTACAGAGTTTTCAGTAATGACCTTGATTGTTCAAATCGCACAAAGCTGGCAAATTCCTACCACTACGGCGACGCATCTAATTAGTGCCTATGCCATCGGTGTCGTTATTGGGGCCCCTTTACTATCACTGTATCTCACTAACTTACCTCGACGCAAAGCACTATTAACATGTATGGGCTTTTTTGTTCTCACGCATATTGCCTGCATTCTTTCTCCCAACTACGAATTATTATTAGTCTTTAGATTCTTATCAGGTCTGCCACACGGTGCTTATTTAGGGGTTGCTAGCCTAGTTGCTGCGGGTATCATGGGCCCTGAAAATAGAGGAAAAGCCGTCGCTAGGGTCTTGCTAGGATTAACGATTGCCACCATTATTGGAGCCCCTTTGCTTAATTATGTCGGCAACTTCATTAACTGGCGTATTTTCATGATGGTTGCCATCCTGACGGCTACTTTATGCATCATGGGTTTAATCTTTTCTATTCCCACCCACTATCGACAAGAACATGCGGATCTTAAACAAGAACTAAAAGCATTGGGCAATACTCAAATCTGGCTAGCACTTGCTTGCGGGGCAGTTGGTTTTGGTGGTATGTTTGCCGTTTACTCTTATATGGCAGACGTATTGCAACATTACACTCATATTTCCCATGAAGTAGAACCTTGGATATATTGTGTATTTGGTATCGGCTTCTCCTTAGGGTATATGATTATGGGCCATTTTATCGATAAAAGCGTAACATGGTCTGGTATCGGCATTATTTTATGGGCGATTTTGTGGTTAGTAACTTACCCTTTTATCGTGCACCAAATATATCTTGTCTTTATTTGGTCAATTGCTATCGGTATAAGCGGCGGGATTGGAGCTGTTTTGCAAGTTCGATTAATGGATGTGGCGGGCAATGCTCAAACGATGGCCGCCGCTCTCAATCACAGTGCTTTTAATACTGCCAATGCCATTGGGCCATTATTGGGAGGCTACGCGATTACTCATCTTGGTGGCGGTTCGTTCTACCCAATAGTCGGTTATGTCGGTGCAGGACTGGCTGTATTAGGGCTTCTATTATGGATTATCGGCACCATGACCTATCATCCGCATACGCACCAAGTCCCTCAAAGTCGCGTGATCAAACACTAA
- a CDS encoding di-heme oxidoredictase family protein, with product MMKALNRWFWVVLNGSFFCVANAHIVSTTPDHQIVENKSVAGNIAQKHIEHVKDAQDSRQNIVHTDEKTVFTSQNQGLFESRANLPSHRPVADISDEQLDSFMLGKSFFSKPWVLAPTATTARDGLGPLFNANSCTSCHAVNRLKADLFTPTSGINRALVFKLSMPKQHSQRPMEEATVYDPIYGGQIAINGSVEVPFEMETKIKWQTHEEKLADGTIVVLKKPIAEVDHLNYGPLNKDSVISIRFSPLLVGQGLLAQIAEKDILSHADPDDRDQDGISGRVNWVYNPLTRTKELGRFGYKASAANIAMQTAHAAANDMGLTNSYYPEELCTSYQQACLNAPKSAQTPEGNLDLPDNRLQAIANYLLYMKSPANIALQGKGYALFKSLKCASCHTPEQKTVTGLVFQPFTDVLLHDMGDALSDGRFEFEATDREFRTTPLWGLGAKVMAGIPLLHDARAKTMTEAIMWHGGEALYSKEKFQQLNASDRQALLEFLESL from the coding sequence ATGATGAAAGCATTAAATAGATGGTTTTGGGTTGTTTTAAATGGTTCATTTTTTTGTGTGGCGAATGCTCATATCGTTAGTACCACGCCAGATCACCAGATAGTTGAGAATAAGTCGGTTGCTGGCAATATAGCTCAAAAGCATATTGAACATGTAAAGGATGCTCAAGATTCTCGTCAAAACATCGTCCACACAGATGAGAAAACAGTTTTTACATCACAAAATCAAGGCTTATTTGAATCGCGTGCCAATTTGCCGTCACATCGTCCAGTGGCTGATATTAGCGATGAGCAGCTCGATTCTTTTATGTTGGGGAAGTCGTTTTTTTCAAAACCGTGGGTGTTGGCACCGACCGCGACAACGGCAAGAGATGGCTTAGGCCCTTTGTTTAATGCGAATTCCTGTACATCTTGTCATGCAGTTAATCGTTTAAAAGCAGATTTGTTTACCCCGACATCAGGTATTAATCGGGCCTTAGTGTTTAAGTTGTCAATGCCTAAACAACATTCGCAACGTCCTATGGAAGAGGCAACGGTTTATGATCCGATTTATGGTGGACAAATTGCTATCAATGGTAGTGTGGAAGTGCCTTTTGAGATGGAAACAAAAATCAAATGGCAAACACATGAAGAAAAGTTGGCAGATGGCACGATCGTTGTGCTTAAAAAGCCTATTGCAGAAGTTGATCATTTAAATTATGGTCCTTTGAATAAAGATAGTGTTATCAGTATTCGTTTTTCGCCTTTATTGGTGGGGCAAGGATTGCTGGCACAAATCGCTGAAAAGGATATTTTAAGTCATGCCGATCCCGACGATCGTGATCAAGATGGGATAAGCGGTCGAGTCAATTGGGTATATAATCCTTTGACGCGGACAAAAGAGTTAGGGCGATTTGGGTATAAAGCGAGTGCTGCAAATATTGCAATGCAAACGGCTCATGCAGCTGCCAATGATATGGGTTTAACTAATTCATATTATCCAGAAGAATTATGTACTTCGTATCAACAAGCTTGTTTGAATGCTCCTAAATCAGCACAAACTCCTGAGGGTAATCTTGATTTACCTGATAATCGATTGCAGGCGATTGCAAATTATTTGTTATATATGAAATCTCCTGCTAATATTGCTTTGCAAGGTAAAGGGTATGCTTTGTTTAAATCACTTAAATGTGCATCTTGTCACACACCCGAACAAAAAACGGTGACAGGACTCGTGTTTCAGCCTTTTACGGATGTGTTGTTGCATGATATGGGGGACGCTTTGTCTGATGGACGCTTTGAGTTTGAGGCTACGGACCGAGAGTTTCGCACAACACCTTTGTGGGGCTTGGGGGCCAAAGTGATGGCAGGTATCCCTTTGTTGCATGATGCACGAGCAAAAACAATGACGGAAGCGATTATGTGGCATGGCGGTGAAGCCTTGTACTCGAAAGAAAAATTTCAGCAATTAAATGCAAGTGATCGCCAAGCTTTATTAGAATTTTTGGAGTCTTTATGA
- a CDS encoding TadE/TadG family type IV pilus assembly protein translates to MKKLRMLKQFYRNEKGAYAVIFGLVSVFVAGGMATSVDYTGMLNDKARLADSLEQASLNLVTENNNYRSNSGLEKAEIQKRNDYIANTYASLYSTKSVDPNFKGLCEKDSKGRVICEATGNFVRHNLLPVSVQGVVFVPEKINVGGSGKAAKLVTKSIETRKEEKIPMVQKVPMDIMLVADFSDGYMTSDREESNSRCNSVYFTNPSNYPDAMRAYLTKERTKQKCTAQVGAVAFNNAINGYELPVFDVQKDGSAKNQVNRLAITPFSFGAQVRSQKAGSRSICVVPYHGIDAKGLSTYNQQKAGRDYLETLVWPKNAASSKSMYAMQPLQSFSSVDNMGENLRNALNSFDTLQNTGNYHYAYYIAKYLPLYVDVSLTIDAISEMNVDTLLTDTSTYRLNIGLNKRFCFGRTTDKNIELSSRWYTSKDISAYQSFVSSTLNNYAFGVANVTSGMIVGLQNFINLDAQDSPEVKAVPRQRMMIIVSSGAKFAPGYMKAVEESDWYCGDATQSASDIVKRRKCNNREKSWIKSNSRYYLDKSIKLVSAGKLYFSALRPYPTGKKAPEYEMDEMQKLFATAKGKKTGLGFCEAIRKRLDALDGEAYASIPRAKIIFVDFLNYRSPEEMDNWRSCADAVYTADNASQFKEALRKASMEFQTTVTIDESSTTTEKEGESSVTESGISIN, encoded by the coding sequence ATGAAGAAATTACGCATGTTGAAACAGTTCTATCGTAATGAGAAAGGTGCTTATGCCGTGATTTTTGGCTTGGTAAGTGTATTCGTGGCAGGGGGAATGGCAACTTCCGTTGATTACACGGGTATGTTAAACGATAAAGCTCGTTTGGCAGATAGTTTGGAACAAGCTAGTTTGAATTTAGTGACGGAGAATAATAATTATCGGTCTAATTCTGGACTTGAAAAAGCCGAGATACAAAAACGAAATGACTATATTGCGAATACTTACGCATCTCTTTATTCCACTAAATCGGTCGATCCGAATTTTAAAGGCCTTTGTGAAAAAGACTCGAAGGGCCGTGTTATTTGTGAAGCCACTGGAAACTTTGTGCGTCATAACTTGCTTCCCGTTTCTGTCCAAGGCGTTGTGTTTGTACCTGAAAAAATAAATGTTGGTGGTTCGGGTAAAGCAGCGAAGTTGGTGACTAAAAGTATCGAGACAAGAAAAGAAGAAAAAATACCCATGGTGCAGAAAGTGCCTATGGATATTATGTTAGTGGCTGATTTCTCAGACGGGTACATGACTTCAGATAGAGAGGAGAGTAATTCTCGATGTAATAGCGTTTATTTTACAAATCCATCGAATTATCCAGATGCGATGAGAGCCTATTTAACAAAAGAGAGAACTAAACAAAAATGTACAGCTCAGGTGGGTGCAGTTGCTTTCAATAATGCGATTAATGGTTATGAATTGCCTGTGTTTGATGTTCAAAAAGATGGTAGTGCTAAAAACCAAGTTAATCGCCTAGCCATTACGCCATTTAGTTTTGGGGCACAGGTTCGCTCCCAAAAAGCAGGTTCTAGATCCATATGTGTTGTACCGTATCATGGCATTGATGCAAAAGGGTTATCGACTTATAATCAGCAAAAAGCAGGTAGAGATTATCTGGAAACATTGGTTTGGCCAAAAAATGCAGCATCTAGTAAAAGTATGTATGCAATGCAACCCTTACAAAGTTTTTCATCTGTTGACAATATGGGTGAAAATCTTAGAAATGCGCTAAATTCTTTTGATACATTACAGAATACAGGGAATTATCATTATGCTTACTATATTGCCAAATATCTTCCTTTATATGTGGATGTATCGCTGACTATCGATGCGATTAGTGAAATGAATGTTGATACTTTATTAACTGATACATCTACATATCGTTTGAATATTGGTTTAAATAAGCGTTTTTGTTTTGGACGCACAACAGATAAGAATATTGAGTTATCATCTCGTTGGTACACTTCTAAAGATATAAGTGCCTACCAAAGTTTTGTAAGTAGTACTTTAAATAATTATGCATTTGGTGTTGCAAATGTTACTTCAGGTATGATTGTTGGATTACAGAACTTTATTAATTTAGACGCTCAAGATTCTCCTGAAGTAAAAGCTGTACCAAGGCAACGAATGATGATTATTGTATCTTCAGGTGCAAAATTTGCTCCAGGCTATATGAAAGCTGTTGAAGAGTCGGATTGGTATTGTGGTGATGCAACTCAGTCAGCTTCTGATATTGTGAAAAGAAGGAAATGTAATAATCGCGAGAAATCATGGATTAAATCAAATTCTCGCTATTATCTTGATAAATCTATAAAATTAGTTAGTGCAGGTAAATTGTATTTTTCTGCACTTCGCCCCTATCCTACAGGTAAAAAAGCGCCTGAATATGAAATGGATGAAATGCAAAAACTTTTTGCTACAGCTAAGGGAAAGAAAACAGGGCTAGGTTTTTGTGAAGCTATTAGAAAACGTTTAGATGCTTTAGACGGTGAAGCTTATGCCAGTATTCCTCGGGCTAAGATTATATTTGTAGATTTTTTAAATTATCGTTCACCTGAGGAGATGGATAACTGGAGATCTTGTGCTGATGCAGTTTATACAGCTGATAATGCATCTCAATTTAAAGAAGCACTGCGTAAAGCTTCGATGGAGTTTCAAACGACTGTCACAATTGATGAATCATCTACTACTACCGAGAAGGAGGGTGAATCATCGGTCACAGAAAGTGGCATCAGTATCAACTAA
- a CDS encoding imelysin family protein, whose product MKNGGLKKILMGMAVLVVIGVLVFVKDPEAQKQETMDSIYDHILLPYAQQAVDSCTEFNEVLKHTQAGSREANLTASFKQLVLSWKKVQGSYILGEYNDDMKDTPVFIDNFHVGKGDLFAQLERIVNSDKPASSALYKTSYQTINALEYFLFSQDEVSERQLELARFVTENVCFQLQNIYQAYQEFHPQIISDPKLMLTNFMDKLSNLTFQIKDWRIGDVMGYTLKYKDTGASYNRSEYPYSHLSSQAMQALFEVQEALILEQDYLNLGDLIELSGATKQLETTRDLLKQATQDVFVLSDDDLQTPNEKVKKAYDSVNNLQKDYYNVLIPALDVSQKILEADGD is encoded by the coding sequence ATGAAAAACGGTGGGTTAAAAAAAATATTAATGGGTATGGCTGTCCTAGTCGTTATTGGCGTATTGGTGTTTGTAAAAGACCCTGAAGCCCAAAAACAAGAAACGATGGATTCGATTTATGATCATATTTTGTTACCTTATGCTCAACAAGCAGTAGATTCCTGTACAGAGTTTAATGAGGTTTTAAAACACACGCAAGCAGGTTCCAGAGAGGCGAATCTGACTGCATCATTTAAACAGCTCGTGTTGTCGTGGAAAAAAGTCCAAGGTAGTTATATCTTGGGAGAATACAATGATGATATGAAAGATACGCCTGTTTTTATTGATAACTTTCATGTGGGTAAGGGGGATTTATTTGCACAGCTTGAACGTATTGTAAATAGCGATAAACCTGCTTCTTCAGCCTTGTATAAAACATCTTACCAAACGATTAATGCCTTGGAATATTTTTTATTTTCCCAAGATGAAGTATCTGAGCGACAGTTAGAATTGGCTCGTTTTGTCACAGAAAACGTTTGTTTCCAACTACAAAACATTTATCAGGCTTACCAAGAGTTTCACCCCCAGATTATTAGTGATCCTAAATTGATGTTGACCAATTTTATGGATAAGTTATCAAACTTGACGTTTCAGATTAAAGATTGGCGAATAGGGGATGTGATGGGGTACACCTTGAAATATAAAGATACAGGTGCGTCATACAATCGTTCTGAGTACCCTTATAGCCATTTAAGTAGTCAGGCAATGCAAGCTTTGTTTGAGGTGCAAGAAGCGTTGATATTAGAACAAGATTATCTAAATTTGGGTGATTTAATTGAATTGTCGGGAGCCACCAAACAGCTGGAAACGACGCGTGATTTATTAAAACAAGCAACTCAAGATGTTTTTGTTTTAAGTGATGATGATTTGCAAACACCGAACGAAAAGGTCAAAAAAGCTTATGATAGCGTTAATAATCTTCAAAAAGATTATTACAATGTGCTGATTCCCGCTTTGGATGTCTCTCAAAAAATCTTAGAGGCAGATGGGGATTAA
- a CDS encoding cytochrome-c peroxidase has product MKKRMRHIVKHSVLLVACLMTSMSYAVDKSKEEMAQEMGKALFFDARLSFNNTISCATCHNPDTAFADRRLTRANGVASQGADGHAFGDRNAPTASYAAFSPRFHYDEKLKQYVGGQFWDGRAETLANQAGGPPVNPAEMMMPDAKAVVDRLKEVPYYKETLEAIYGGDVWNETDKAYRAVTETIEAFEKTKDFSTFDSKYDRFLKGEYELTIEEDLGRTLFFSNNNVNCSTCHLINRVVEDPKETFTNFQYRNIGVPANPKLIEVHGDPNFVDQGLAANPNVKDKEAQRGKFKVPTLRNVAVTGPYMHNGVFQHLRTVIQFYNKYNDPKDNINPETGLPWAPPEVEDNIALDELKAVALTPAKIDALVAFLETLTDKRYEPLLEEIKKQEASKK; this is encoded by the coding sequence ATGAAAAAAAGAATGCGTCATATCGTGAAACATAGCGTGTTATTAGTTGCTTGTCTTATGACTTCTATGTCGTATGCGGTAGACAAAAGCAAGGAAGAAATGGCTCAAGAAATGGGCAAAGCTTTATTTTTTGATGCACGACTCTCTTTCAATAATACGATAAGTTGTGCGACTTGCCACAATCCAGATACAGCCTTTGCTGATAGACGTTTGACTCGAGCTAATGGCGTTGCTTCGCAAGGGGCAGATGGACACGCATTTGGCGATCGTAATGCACCGACAGCAAGCTATGCAGCGTTTTCTCCTCGTTTTCATTACGATGAGAAATTGAAGCAATATGTGGGTGGTCAATTCTGGGATGGTAGGGCAGAAACCTTGGCTAATCAGGCCGGTGGCCCGCCTGTTAACCCTGCTGAGATGATGATGCCTGATGCTAAAGCAGTGGTGGATCGCCTTAAAGAGGTGCCTTATTACAAGGAAACATTAGAAGCGATTTATGGAGGCGATGTTTGGAATGAAACGGATAAAGCATATCGTGCCGTGACGGAAACGATTGAGGCTTTTGAGAAAACAAAGGATTTTAGTACCTTTGATTCAAAATATGATCGTTTCCTAAAAGGTGAATATGAATTAACTATCGAAGAAGATCTAGGTAGAACCTTGTTTTTCTCAAATAATAACGTTAACTGTTCGACATGCCATTTGATTAATCGTGTGGTTGAGGATCCAAAAGAAACGTTTACTAATTTTCAGTATCGTAATATTGGTGTACCCGCTAATCCCAAGCTGATCGAAGTTCATGGTGATCCTAATTTTGTCGATCAAGGTTTAGCGGCAAATCCTAACGTTAAAGACAAAGAGGCACAAAGAGGTAAATTTAAGGTGCCAACCTTGCGTAATGTGGCGGTGACAGGGCCTTATATGCACAATGGTGTTTTTCAACATTTACGTACGGTCATTCAATTCTACAACAAATACAATGATCCTAAAGATAATATCAATCCCGAAACTGGCTTGCCATGGGCCCCTCCAGAAGTTGAAGATAATATTGCTTTAGATGAATTAAAAGCCGTTGCGTTGACTCCCGCCAAGATTGATGCTTTAGTGGCATTTTTAGAAACACTGACGGATAAACGATACGAACCTTTATTGGAGGAAATCAAAAAACAAGAAGCAAGTAAAAAATGA
- a CDS encoding sterol desaturase family protein produces MYFLNYYLLDPDQRLYWVYLLSAIVWAVIWQRGWQKINWRWSDYWWHPSARLDYAYFVLIWLIKLYVVVPLVIAPSTISIPVYSFFREYISAPWFSEHVSELWVAVSYTICLFVFGEFTRYWLHRWLHTVTWLWQFHKVHHSPNILTPFTFYRVHPVENFLFGLRYALSVGGVTAIFLCLFGTGLSTWTVLGVNLFVAVFNFLGGNLRHSPIYFRYPACLEKWFISPAQHQLHHTQRYHRFNYGGYLAIWDNVFGTLKIAHPTLSPKTFGFPEKLASQYNSVMALLWQPFVDCLYLWRRKHEKKNASYRET; encoded by the coding sequence ATGTATTTTTTAAATTATTACCTACTGGATCCAGACCAACGTCTATACTGGGTGTATCTGCTTAGTGCGATAGTATGGGCCGTGATCTGGCAACGAGGCTGGCAAAAGATAAACTGGCGATGGTCAGACTATTGGTGGCATCCCAGTGCAAGGCTAGATTATGCTTATTTTGTACTTATTTGGCTGATTAAATTATACGTTGTCGTGCCATTAGTCATTGCACCGAGCACCATTAGTATTCCTGTTTACAGCTTTTTTAGAGAGTATATATCGGCACCTTGGTTTTCAGAACATGTTTCTGAGCTTTGGGTGGCCGTTAGTTACACTATTTGTTTATTTGTGTTTGGCGAGTTTACTCGTTATTGGCTACATCGATGGTTACATACCGTTACTTGGTTATGGCAGTTTCACAAGGTCCATCACAGTCCCAATATTTTGACTCCTTTTACGTTTTATCGCGTTCATCCTGTTGAGAACTTTTTATTTGGGCTACGTTATGCTTTGAGTGTAGGAGGCGTAACGGCTATTTTTCTATGTTTGTTTGGTACAGGGTTGAGTACATGGACGGTATTGGGGGTGAATCTTTTTGTCGCCGTGTTTAATTTTTTGGGTGGAAATTTAAGACATTCGCCTATTTATTTTCGTTATCCTGCTTGCTTGGAAAAGTGGTTTATATCGCCCGCTCAACACCAACTTCATCATACCCAACGTTATCATCGATTTAATTATGGTGGTTATTTGGCGATTTGGGATAATGTGTTTGGAACATTGAAAATCGCTCATCCGACTTTATCTCCTAAAACGTTTGGATTTCCTGAAAAATTAGCGTCTCAATACAATAGTGTCATGGCTTTACTTTGGCAACCTTTTGTAGATTGTCTGTATTTATGGAGAAGAAAACATGAAAAAAAGAATGCGTCATATCGTGAAACATAG